The proteins below come from a single Methanospirillum lacunae genomic window:
- a CDS encoding response regulator — protein sequence MGTLLLVDDASYMRRLIGIMAKKGGHKIVGEAETGEQAIDLFVRLSPDLVILDILMPDMDGLAVLKRIKELDSNARVIMCTASEQSHHVQEALSSGAQGYIVKPFTQESLNEKINTALSS from the coding sequence ATGGGAACTCTCCTTCTTGTTGATGATGCATCATATATGCGAAGACTCATCGGCATCATGGCAAAAAAGGGAGGACATAAGATCGTTGGTGAAGCTGAGACTGGAGAACAAGCGATCGATCTTTTTGTACGTCTTTCTCCAGACCTTGTTATTCTGGATATCCTGATGCCTGATATGGACGGGCTTGCAGTTCTAAAAAGGATAAAGGAACTGGACAGTAATGCCAGGGTTATCATGTGTACAGCTTCTGAGCAGTCTCACCATGTTCAGGAAGCACTCTCTTCAGGTGCTCAAGGGTATATTGTCAAGCCTTTTACACAAGAAAGCCTGAATGAAAAGATCAACACAGCTTTATCTTCATAA
- a CDS encoding DNA methyltransferase has product MKLIFELWGEHPDIPRVEISCIGRVTDHRVQVAVAEISDPKLVQRLAYTHRVMRYQGECSADEEALIKMLSELSLTSDLPYCGRVKKMDGSQMSLSTTQMERLIGTYIEGPVSVSAPKRIYRAIASGDRIYFGEVLWEIDRGPYHERKPGNREFFHPGVMMPRMIRSLVNLAHAMPGETVLDPFCGTGGTQIEAELIGCKAVGTDADPLMIEGTRLNLPGSKAAIADVRYLPFPDNSIDHVVSDLPYGQSVFIIGSELDDLYQSALGEIRRITKPGLRSVIVTHRDIRSLVSEYFTICEFFEQRVHRSLTRRILVITH; this is encoded by the coding sequence GTGAAACTGATCTTTGAGCTTTGGGGCGAACATCCAGATATTCCCAGGGTTGAAATCTCTTGTATCGGTAGAGTGACTGATCATCGGGTACAGGTAGCGGTTGCTGAAATATCAGACCCGAAATTAGTCCAAAGGCTCGCCTACACTCACCGGGTAATGCGGTACCAGGGAGAATGTTCTGCTGATGAAGAGGCTTTAATTAAGATGCTTTCAGAACTTTCCCTTACCTCGGATCTACCATATTGCGGCAGAGTAAAAAAGATGGATGGATCGCAAATGAGCCTCTCAACCACACAGATGGAACGACTTATCGGAACATACATAGAAGGCCCTGTATCAGTATCAGCACCGAAAAGGATCTATCGTGCTATTGCTTCAGGTGACCGTATCTATTTTGGTGAAGTTCTCTGGGAAATTGATCGTGGCCCATATCATGAACGAAAACCAGGTAACAGGGAATTTTTCCATCCCGGTGTTATGATGCCCCGAATGATCCGATCCCTTGTGAATCTTGCTCATGCCATGCCTGGAGAAACGGTGTTGGATCCCTTTTGTGGAACAGGAGGCACTCAGATTGAAGCAGAACTCATTGGATGTAAAGCAGTGGGTACTGATGCAGATCCTCTCATGATTGAGGGAACCCGCCTTAATCTTCCTGGGTCAAAAGCCGCCATTGCTGATGTCAGATACCTCCCATTCCCTGATAACTCAATAGATCATGTTGTATCAGATCTTCCCTACGGACAATCAGTATTTATTATCGGATCAGAACTTGACGATCTATACCAAAGTGCCCTTGGAGAGATCCGCAGGATTACAAAACCAGGTTTACGATCAGTAATCGTGACACATCGAGATATCAGATCACTTGTATCAGAATACTTTACCATCTGTGAATTTTTTGAACAACGGGTACACCGGAGTCTCACCAGACGGATTCTTGTAATAACACACTGA